A single Oncorhynchus nerka isolate Pitt River linkage group LG10, Oner_Uvic_2.0, whole genome shotgun sequence DNA region contains:
- the LOC115136282 gene encoding uncharacterized protein LOC115136282 → MDDSSDDSSGSSSVETVKVVKGPAISAADSSGSSSVETVKVVKGTAISPADSSGSSSVETVKVVKGPAISAADSSGSSSVETVKVVKGPAISTADGSGSSSVETVKRVKVVKGPAISAAGSIGSSSVETVKVVKGPAISAADSSGSSSVETVKVVKGPAISAADSSGSSSVETVKVVKGPAISAADGSGSSSVETVKVVKGPAISAADGSSSVETVKVVKGPAISAADGSGSSSVETVKVVKGPAISAADGSGSSSVETVKRVKVVKGPAISAAGSIGSSSVETVKVVKGPAISAADSSGSSSVETVKVVKGPAISAADSSGSSSVETVKVVKGPAISAADSSGSSSVETVKVVKGPPISAADGSGSSSVETVKVVKGPAISAVDGSGSSSVETVKVVKGHAISAADGSGSSSVETVKVVKGPAISAADGSGSSSVETVKVVKGPAISAADGSGSSSVETVKVVKGPAISAADGSGSSSVETVKVVKGPAISAADGSGSSSVETVKRVKGLIYTLFD, encoded by the exons ATGGATGATAGTTCTGATG ACAGCAGTGGTAGTTCTAGTGTTGAGACCGTGAAGGTAGTGAAAGGCCCTGCTATAAGCGCTGCAGACAGCAGTGGCAGTTCTAGTGTTGAGACCGTGAAGGTAGTGAAAGGCACTGCTATAAGCCCTGCAGACAGCAGTGGCAGTTCTAGTGTTGAGACCGTGAAGGTAGTGAAAGGCCCTGCTATAAGCGCTGCAGACAGCAGTGGCAGTTCTAGTGTTGAGACCGTGAAGGTAGTGAAAGGCCCTGCTATAAGCACTGCAGACGGCAGTGGCAGTTCTAGTGTTGAGACCGTGAAGCGGGTGAAGGTAGTGAAAGGCCCTGCTATAAGCGCTGCTGGCAGCATTGGCAGTTCTAGTGTTGAGACCGTGAAGGTAGTGAAAGGCCCTGCTATAAGCGCTGCAGACAGCAGTGGCAGTTCTAGTGTTGAGACCGTGAAGGTAGTGAAAGGCCCTGCTATAAGCGCTGCAGACAGCAGTGGCAGTTCTAGTGTTGAGACCGTGAAGGTAGTGAAAGGCCCTGCTATAAGCGCTGCAGACGGCAGTGGCAGTTCTAGTGTTGAGACCGTGAAGGTAGTGAAAGGCCCTGCTATAAGCGCTGCAGACGGCAGTTCTAGTGTTGAGACCGTGAAGGTAGTGAAAGGCCCTGCTATAAGCGCTGCAGACGGCAGTGGCAGTTCTAGTGTTGAGACCGTGAAGGTAGTGAAAGGCCCTGCTATAAGCGCTGCAGACGGCAGTGGCAGTTCTAGTGTTGAGACCGTGAAGCGGGTGAAGGTAGTGAAAGGCCCTGCTATAAGCGCTGCTGGCAGCATTGGCAGTTCTAGTGTTGAGACCGTGAAGGTAGTGAAAGGCCCTGCTATAAGCGCTGCAGACAGCAGTGGCAGTTCTAGTGTTGAGACCGTGAAGGTAGTGAAAGGCCCTGCTATAAGCGCTGCAGACAGCAGTGGCAGTTCTAGTGTTGAGACCGTGAAGGTAGTGAAAGGCCCTGCTATAAGCGCTGCAGACAGCAGTGGCAGTTCTAGTGTTGAGACCGTGAAGGTAGTGAAAGGCCCTCCTATAAGCGCTGCAGACGGCAGTGGCAGTTCTAGTGTTGAGACCGTGAAGGTAGTGAAAGGCCCTGCTATAAGCGCTGTAGACGGCAGTGGCAGTTCTAGTGTTGAGACCGTGAAGGTAGTGAAAGGCCATGCTATAAGCGCTGCAGACGGCAGTGGCAGTTCTAGTGTTGAGACCGTGAAGGTAGTGAAAGGCCCTGCTATAAGCGCTGCAGACGGCAGTGGCAGTTCTAGTGTTGAGACCGTGAAGGTAGTGAAAGGCCCTGCTATAAGCGCTGCAGACGGCAGTGGCAGTTCTAGTGTTGAGACCGTGAAGGTAGTGAAAGGCCCTGCTATAAGCGCTGCAGACGGCAGTGGCAGTTCTAGTGTTGAGACCGTGAAGGTAGTGAAAGGCCCTGCTATAAGCGCTGCAGACGGCAGTGGCAGTTCTAGTGTTGAGACAGTGAAGAGGGTGAAG GGTCTCATCTACACCCTATTCGATTAA